The following coding sequences are from one Dreissena polymorpha isolate Duluth1 chromosome 8, UMN_Dpol_1.0, whole genome shotgun sequence window:
- the LOC127840721 gene encoding uncharacterized protein LOC127840721: protein MAENSAEPTNRDIMILLQNVSGRLEVMEKKMGAIESIEKRIGALEKDINKLWVAIDERVQKVDQRVTRLEDKVDGADIHAAQLSERMQELEKERDTLRDNVSYLQLQTMLNNLIFTGVAEDNTTGNEQPEITERKLRQHRQDAFKIARDVGDSIKFERVHRSPGSPTPGKVRNIVAKFTFFKERELVRKLWKQLDGSVYSVFEQFPKEVIEKRRKLVPQMKEARRLGKRAYLAYDTLYINGTAVRA from the coding sequence ATGGCTGAAAACAGTGCCGAGCCAACAAACAGGGATATAATGATCCTTTTACAAAACGTAAGTGGGCGCCTCGAAGTTATGGAGAAGAAGATGGGTGCGATAGAATCCATAGAAAAGAGAATAGGTGCACTTGAAAAGGACATCAATAAGCTATGGGTGGCTATTGACGAAAGGGTCCAAAAAGTAGACCAACGCGTGACGCGCCTTGAGGACAAGGTTGACGGTGCGGACATACATGCGGCGCAGCTTTCCGAGCGGATGCAGGAGTTGGAAAAGGAAAGAGATACCTTGCGTGATAACGTTTCCTATCTTCAATTGCAGACCATGCTTAACAACTTAATTTTCACCGGGGTAGCAGAGGACAACACGACCGGAAACGAGCAGCCGGAAATTACTGAACGGAAACTCCGCCAGCACCGTCAAGACGCTTTTAAGATTGCCCGTGACGTTGGGGACTCAATTAAATTTGAGAGGGTGCATCGTTCTCCTGGATCCCCTACACCTGGGAAAGTGCGTAACATTGTCGCAAAGTTTACTTTTTTCAAGGAAAGAGAACTGGTGCGAAAACTTTGGAAACAACTAGACGGATCAGTGTACAGTGTGTTTGAACAGTTTCCTAAAGAGGTAATAGAAAAGAGACGAAAGTTAGTGCCTCAAATGAAAGAAGCCAGGCGGTTAGGAAAACGCGCCTATCTGGCATATGACACTCTTTACATAAATGGAACCGCGGTAAGAGCATAG